The Salvelinus sp. IW2-2015 linkage group LG15, ASM291031v2, whole genome shotgun sequence genome includes a region encoding these proteins:
- the castor1 gene encoding cytosolic arginine sensor for mTORC1 subunit 1 isoform X2: MTRQLEGSSHRCKFFSLTETPENFTVVLDEEGFKELQPSEHLQVEGSVWLPLNVISNGNASSSSQAVGVTKIAKSVIAPLAQQHVSVFMLSTYQTDFILVREKDLAVVIHTLEEEFNIYREVGGEYSAVLSQDVRNGFQKNGKEAPQPTVHPVLIPPNQFCVMSLDPDTLPAIATTLIDVLFYSSSPKEGALPSQDLDCIKFFSFSLIDGYVSLVMDTEAQRQFPADLLFTSSSGELWRMVRIGGQPLGFEECGIVAQISQPLADSDISAYYISTFSFDHALVPEEDIVSVTEMLQQHRKEPAC, translated from the exons aTGCAAGTTCTTCAGTCTGACAGAGACCCCAGAGAACTTCACTGTCGTCCTCGATGAAGAGGGATTTAAAG AGCTACAGCCCTCGGAGCACCTTCAGGTGGAGGGTTCCGTGTGGCTGCCACTCAACGTCATCTCCAACGGCAACGCTTCCAGCAGCTCACAAGCGGTGGGCGTGACCAAGATCGCCAAATCCGTCATCGCCCCGTTGGCCCAGCAGCACGTGTCAGTCTTCATGCTGTCCACCTATCAGACGGACTTCATCCTG GTGCGGGAGAAGGACCTGGCTGTAGTTATCCACACTCTGGAGGAAGAGTTCAACATCtacagagaggtggggggagagtaCTCAGCTGTACTCAGCCAAGATGTCCGCAATGGCTTCCAGAAGAACGGCAAAGAAG CCCCCCAGCCTACAGTGCACCCGGTGCTGATACCACCGAACCAGTTCTGTGTGATGAGTCTAGACCCAGACACTCTGCCTGCCATTGCCACCACACTTATCGACGTGCTCTTCTACTCCAGCAG TCCTAAAGAGGGCGCTCTTCCCAGCCAGGATCTGGACTGTATCAagttcttctccttctccctgatCGATGGCTATGTCTCTCTGGTCATGGACACTGAGGCACAGAGACA GTTCCCTGCTGATCTTCTCTTCACAAGTTCTTCRGGGGAGCTGTGGAGGATGGTGCGCATTGGGGGACAGCCTCTGGGTTTCG AGGAGTGTGGCATTGTTGCCCAGATATCCCAGCCTTTAGCCGACAGTGACATCTCCGCCTATTATATCAGCACCTTCAGCTTCGACCATGCCCTG GTCCCTGAAGAGGACATAGTGAGTGTGACTGAGATGCTCCAGCAGCACAGGAAAGAGCCAGCCTGCTGA
- the LOC111974951 gene encoding SREBP regulating gene protein, with amino-acid sequence MVLRRLLRKRWVLGVVFGLSLIYFLTNTLKQEERTIRDRTLLEARDPDHRIPWKVRFNLGNSSRLITQCRNSIQGKTLLTDELGYVCERKDLLVNGCCNVNALSSRQYICKSCLANGCCNIYEYCVSCCLQPDKQLLLEHFLNRAADGFQNLFTAVEDHFELCLAKCRTSSQSVQHENTYRNPQAKYCYGESPPELLPI; translated from the exons ATGGTGCTACGAAGATTACTAAGAAAACGTTGGGTGCTAGGTGTTGTGTTTGGACTTTCTTTGATCTACTTCTTAACCAACACCCTGAAACAG GAGGAGAGAACCATAAGGGATCGCACCCTGTTGGAGGCCAGGGACCCGGACCACCGGATCCCATGGAAGGTCAGGTTTAACCTGGGCAACAGTAGCAGGCTGATCACTCAGTGCCGGAACTCCATTCAAGGCAAGACACTGCTCACAGATGAACTGG GTTATGTGTGTGAGAGGAAGGATCTGCTGGTGAACGGTTGCTGTAATGTCAACGCTCTGAGCTCCAGAcagtacatctgtaaaagttgtcTGGCCAACGGCTGCTGTAACATCTACGAGTACTGTGTGTCCTGCTGCCTCCAGCCTGATAAG caacttCTACTAGAGCATTTCCTGAACAGAGCTGCAGACGGCTTTCAGAACCTCTTCACCGCCGTGGAGGACCACTTTGAGCTGTGTTTAGCTAAGTGTCGGACTTCATCGCAG AGTGTKCAACATGAAAATACCTACAGAAATCCACAAGCAAAATACTGTTATGGAGAAAGTCCACCTGAACTCCTGCCTATATGA